Proteins from a genomic interval of uncultured Methanocorpusculum sp.:
- a CDS encoding solute carrier family 23 protein, producing the protein MAEGDEPIFNVNDNVPLGTTVLTILQHFFVLAVYMTYPVIISDAIGGSADLTLFLISATLIGSGIATILQSFSKTGAGYLLPMVPNSSYLPASLLAATAGGLPLLYGMLIISGLFEMVISRFTKFFRIVFPNEVTGVVLFLLGIAIVPFAFPLFFGSTDSGPLDPASTVVGIITLTSTILLSVIPKRFFKFYAILIGIVIGMAASVFLGVFKLETLLQITSLSVFWIPNPIGIVSYSFEFALLIPFAIAMICVMLKSVGNISLLNAYTKEGEKNTLKNGLMSEGAGVAIAGALGGIGIGSSSGATGLVVGTGIAAKRVGLGLGIFLILCGFLPAIGWVFHILPKPILGATLLYAVTFVMVTGIQSISSRMLDPRRKFVMILPILIGVSSAVCPYLYADLPKTLALFFASPLTSGSMAVLILGLLLRIGIKKHRSFDFSKDANLQRFLMECGRQWTLERMQMLSISNHLQNLADAGEPERLEMKFEPIGMLRAEMVFKEPVENVPKMKINGNLEADGRVVKASYQLM; encoded by the coding sequence ATGGCCGAGGGGGATGAGCCGATCTTCAATGTCAACGACAATGTACCGCTGGGAACGACAGTTCTCACGATCCTCCAGCATTTCTTCGTTTTAGCGGTGTACATGACATATCCGGTGATCATCAGCGATGCGATCGGCGGCTCGGCGGATCTGACGTTGTTTCTGATCAGTGCGACCCTGATCGGTTCGGGGATCGCGACGATCCTCCAGTCATTTTCGAAGACGGGAGCAGGCTATCTCCTGCCGATGGTCCCAAACTCTTCGTATCTGCCGGCTTCCCTTCTTGCTGCAACGGCCGGAGGACTGCCCCTTCTGTATGGAATGCTGATCATCTCAGGACTGTTCGAGATGGTGATCAGCCGGTTCACGAAGTTTTTCCGGATCGTGTTCCCAAACGAAGTGACGGGTGTTGTGCTGTTCCTTCTGGGGATCGCTATCGTTCCGTTCGCATTTCCGCTGTTTTTCGGAAGCACGGACTCAGGACCCCTGGACCCGGCATCAACGGTCGTGGGCATCATTACGCTGACCTCCACGATCCTTTTGAGTGTGATCCCGAAACGGTTCTTCAAGTTCTATGCTATCCTGATCGGTATCGTGATCGGGATGGCGGCATCCGTGTTTCTGGGAGTGTTCAAACTCGAGACCCTGCTCCAAATCACGAGCCTTTCGGTGTTCTGGATCCCGAACCCAATCGGGATCGTCTCGTATTCGTTCGAATTCGCGCTGCTGATCCCGTTTGCGATCGCGATGATCTGCGTGATGCTGAAGTCGGTCGGAAACATTTCGCTCCTGAACGCCTACACCAAAGAGGGCGAGAAGAATACGCTGAAAAACGGGCTGATGTCGGAGGGTGCGGGGGTCGCGATCGCCGGAGCGTTGGGCGGAATCGGGATCGGATCGTCTTCGGGAGCGACGGGGCTCGTTGTCGGGACCGGGATCGCAGCAAAGCGGGTTGGGCTGGGTCTTGGGATCTTTCTGATCCTGTGCGGGTTTTTGCCGGCGATCGGCTGGGTGTTTCATATTCTCCCTAAGCCGATCCTTGGAGCGACCCTTTTGTATGCGGTGACGTTTGTGATGGTAACCGGCATCCAGAGTATTTCGTCACGGATGCTTGATCCCCGGCGAAAGTTCGTGATGATACTGCCGATTTTGATCGGGGTCTCGTCGGCTGTGTGTCCGTATCTGTATGCTGACCTCCCGAAGACGTTGGCACTGTTCTTTGCATCGCCACTGACGTCCGGGTCGATGGCGGTTTTGATTCTCGGTCTTCTACTCAGAATCGGTATCAAAAAGCACCGGTCGTTCGATTTTTCGAAGGATGCGAATCTGCAGAGGTTTCTGATGGAATGCGGACGTCAGTGGACGCTTGAACGGATGCAGATGTTGTCGATTTCAAATCATCTGCAGAATCTGGCGGATGCCGGAGAGCCGGAGAGGCTGGAAATGAAGTTCGAACCGATCGGGATGCTTAGAGCAGAGATGGTTTTCAAAGAGCCCGTGGAGAATGTCCCGAAGATGAAAATAAACGGGAATCTGGAGGCGGACGGGAGAGTGGTTAAAGCAAGCTATCAGCTGATGTGA
- a CDS encoding AAA family ATPase yields the protein MKEIYDKYNFPPETFNKFYDLMISYVEIIASEYDDKLILYTDSDYELRKDTEFEKEYRKLIDNIHNIQMEKEGKTFEYRIFSRDPIDKFLTSIRKYNWRDYPDNVILIDQIDKMNGLNGYGDDKYEEILVALTDIIKEYDIVPDLKQLMPSSVFYSKKDGNTYSIPLEMHGTGFSILLMLLHNLNKAKDGYLHIEEPENHLHPGYIRVFVEQLMKLSKKLNVQVFMTSQSYDLINELSRYPMNKEEEDMIQITNIVHRDGEHELYNHSPSDALNTIDKLMIDLRGT from the coding sequence TTGAAAGAAATTTATGACAAATATAATTTCCCCCCCGAAACATTCAATAAATTTTATGATTTGATGATATCATATGTAGAGATTATCGCATCAGAATATGATGATAAGTTGATCCTGTATACTGACAGTGACTATGAGTTAAGGAAAGATACCGAATTTGAAAAAGAATATCGAAAATTAATAGACAATATTCACAACATACAAATGGAAAAAGAGGGTAAAACATTTGAATATAGGATTTTTTCGCGCGACCCTATTGATAAATTTCTTACATCTATTCGAAAATACAATTGGAGGGATTATCCTGATAATGTAATTTTAATAGATCAAATTGATAAAATGAATGGACTTAATGGATATGGTGATGATAAATATGAGGAGATACTGGTAGCATTAACTGATATCATAAAAGAATATGACATTGTTCCAGATTTAAAACAGCTTATGCCGTCAAGTGTGTTTTATTCAAAGAAAGACGGGAATACATATTCAATTCCTCTGGAGATGCATGGAACTGGGTTCTCCATACTGCTTATGTTATTACATAATCTCAATAAAGCAAAAGACGGCTATCTCCATATAGAAGAACCAGAAAATCATCTGCACCCGGGCTACATCAGAGTATTTGTTGAGCAGTTGATGAAACTTTCAAAGAAACTGAATGTTCAGGTGTTTATGACATCACAAAGTTACGACCTGATTAATGAACTTTCACGGTATCCTATGAATAAGGAGGAGGAGGATATGATTCAGATAACCAATATTGTTCACCGGGACGGTGAGCATGAATTATATAATCACTCCCCATCAGATGCTTTGAATACTATAGATAAACTCATGATTGATCTGCGTGGTACGTGA
- a CDS encoding HDIG domain-containing metalloprotein — translation MMNTPLPENEALLQQILSSCEASRLLETKQFMQHGDTNVYDHCVAVARVSCLLADKMGLSVDRESLIRGALLHDYFFYDWHVPDPGHRLHGFTHPKCALQNAMDDFSLTTVEQDMILRHMFPLTPTPPKFREGWVLCLADKLCSTLETAKFTQNSLVKGFYMGEKELQ, via the coding sequence ATGATGAATACTCCTCTCCCTGAAAACGAAGCACTTCTCCAGCAGATCCTCTCCTCATGCGAGGCATCCCGCCTGCTTGAAACAAAACAGTTTATGCAGCATGGAGACACGAACGTTTACGATCACTGTGTGGCTGTGGCCCGGGTCAGCTGTCTGCTTGCAGATAAGATGGGTCTCTCGGTGGATCGCGAATCTCTTATCCGTGGTGCCCTGCTTCACGACTACTTCTTTTACGACTGGCATGTCCCGGATCCCGGACACCGTCTGCACGGGTTCACGCATCCGAAGTGTGCTTTGCAGAATGCGATGGATGATTTTTCTCTGACCACAGTCGAGCAGGATATGATTCTCCGCCATATGTTTCCGTTGACGCCGACCCCGCCAAAGTTCCGAGAAGGCTGGGTTTTGTGTCTTGCGGATAAACTTTGTTCGACACTGGAAACAGCCAAGTTTACGCAAAATTCGCTGGTAAAGGGTTTTTATATGGGCGAGAAAGAGCTGCAGTGA
- a CDS encoding LytS/YhcK type 5TM receptor domain-containing protein — protein MIGTIMAGLLSGIAIRFWKGKLTVVRAIIISLIVELLHVIVIFPIYVLGMGTMTPDQVMSTIVFCVPVMCVVTPLGVAVFAYFVRKYACVGRTGIEKLSWSKLTRK, from the coding sequence ATGATAGGCACGATTATGGCAGGTCTTCTCTCCGGTATTGCGATTCGATTCTGGAAAGGAAAACTGACCGTCGTCCGTGCAATTATCATTTCACTGATCGTTGAACTTCTGCACGTGATCGTCATATTCCCGATCTACGTCTTAGGTATGGGAACGATGACCCCGGATCAGGTCATGTCAACTATCGTATTCTGTGTCCCGGTAATGTGTGTGGTCACTCCTCTTGGTGTGGCTGTTTTTGCGTATTTTGTGCGCAAATATGCGTGCGTCGGCAGAACCGGAATCGAAAAGTTAAGCTGGAGCAAACTTACCCGCAAGTGA
- a CDS encoding LytS/YhcK type 5TM receptor domain-containing protein, giving the protein MAENKEKRMQNTKIFVSIIIGLVLAAFLLAYDAGLYTLGEGTSQYAVLILLLARMMIASVILYLFTITGAFKRLVSGEARLGDLVWTAVLTLAISLYGNYGGVEVNGVLVNFRDIGAILAGLLGGPIIGTIVGLVSGYLRFLQGGSSPFPV; this is encoded by the coding sequence ATGGCTGAAAATAAAGAAAAACGTATGCAAAACACGAAAATCTTCGTATCGATTATTATAGGACTGGTGCTTGCCGCCTTCCTTCTGGCGTATGATGCAGGACTCTATACCCTTGGAGAAGGTACATCCCAATATGCCGTCCTCATCCTGCTGCTTGCCCGGATGATGATCGCCTCGGTCATTCTCTATCTGTTTACGATCACCGGAGCCTTTAAACGTCTGGTTTCCGGAGAAGCAAGACTTGGCGATCTTGTCTGGACGGCAGTTCTGACTCTGGCCATTTCCCTGTATGGTAATTACGGCGGTGTTGAAGTGAACGGGGTTCTGGTAAACTTCCGTGACATCGGCGCTATTCTCGCGGGTCTTCTCGGAGGGCCGATCATCGGGACAATAGTCGGTCTGGTCAGCGGATATCTGCGGTTCCTGCAGGGGGGATCGTCGCCGTTCCCTGTATGA